The Candidatus Accumulibacter similis genome has a segment encoding these proteins:
- a CDS encoding RNA methyltransferase, which yields MKRISSRDNAHFRELKRLQASARERRRSGRLLLDGMHLISAYQQRCGSPAEIVLSDSGAARAEIVDYLASCPAAVPIIQLPDSLWAELALVDTPSGIMAVAAWPQPATAIDLAADAVALDGVQDPGNVGSILRSAAAAGFRQILLSADCAQAWSPKTLRAGMGAHFQLDIHEDGDLPAFLAAYHGQSIATAVGATADLYSAGLARAVAWVFGSEGRGLSAAVLAATSLQVRIPMPGVCESLNVAAAAAVCLFETVRRRHRAADGDR from the coding sequence ATGAAGCGCATCAGCTCGCGCGACAATGCGCATTTCCGCGAACTGAAGCGGCTGCAAGCGAGCGCTCGCGAGAGGCGCCGCAGCGGCCGCCTGTTGCTCGACGGCATGCACCTCATCAGCGCCTACCAGCAGCGTTGCGGCAGCCCGGCCGAGATCGTCCTCAGCGACAGCGGCGCCGCGCGGGCGGAGATCGTCGACTATCTGGCGAGTTGCCCGGCAGCCGTGCCGATCATCCAGTTGCCCGATTCCCTGTGGGCCGAGCTGGCACTGGTCGACACGCCGAGCGGCATCATGGCCGTCGCAGCCTGGCCGCAGCCGGCAACGGCGATCGATCTGGCGGCCGATGCGGTCGCGCTCGACGGTGTTCAGGACCCCGGCAACGTCGGCTCGATCCTGCGCAGCGCGGCGGCGGCCGGCTTTCGCCAGATCCTGTTGTCGGCAGACTGCGCCCAGGCGTGGTCGCCGAAGACGCTGCGCGCCGGCATGGGCGCCCATTTCCAGCTCGACATCCACGAAGACGGCGACCTGCCCGCGTTTCTCGCCGCCTATCATGGGCAGAGCATCGCGACCGCCGTCGGCGCGACCGCAGACCTCTACTCAGCCGGACTGGCACGAGCCGTCGCCTGGGTCTTCGGCAGCGAAGGGCGGGGCTTGAGCGCTGCGGTGCTGGCGGCGACGAGTCTGCAGGTACGCATTCCGATGCCCGGCGTCTGCGAATCGCTCAACGTCGCCGCTGCCGCCGCAGTCTGTCTTTTCGAGACGGTCAGGCGACGGCATCGGGCCGCTGACGGCGACCGCTGA
- the lpxA gene encoding acyl-ACP--UDP-N-acetylglucosamine O-acyltransferase: MIHQTAIIHAGARLGANVTVGAYSIIGEHVEIGDNTTIGPHVVVTGRTRIGCDNRIYQFASLGEVPQDKKYGGEPTCLEIGDRNTIREFCTFNIGTAQDVGITRVGDDNWIMAYVHIAHDCQVGNRTIFANNAQLAGHVHIGDWAILGGFAGVHQFCRVGAHSMIAAGSVVIQDVPPYVMAAGNSAGPYGINAEGLKRRGFSPEALLTLKRAYRTIYKSGLMLEEARAKLQDEVKAHPEIQPLLDFLAVSRRGIIR, encoded by the coding sequence ATGATCCACCAGACAGCCATCATCCATGCCGGCGCGCGACTCGGGGCGAACGTGACGGTCGGCGCCTATTCGATCATCGGTGAGCACGTCGAGATTGGCGACAACACGACCATCGGGCCGCACGTCGTCGTCACCGGGCGCACGCGTATCGGTTGCGACAACCGGATCTACCAGTTCGCGTCACTCGGTGAGGTGCCGCAGGACAAGAAGTACGGCGGCGAGCCGACGTGCCTCGAGATCGGTGACCGCAACACGATCCGCGAGTTCTGCACCTTCAACATCGGTACGGCGCAGGATGTCGGCATCACCCGTGTCGGTGACGACAACTGGATCATGGCCTACGTGCATATCGCGCATGACTGCCAGGTCGGCAACCGCACGATCTTTGCCAACAATGCGCAACTCGCGGGTCACGTCCATATCGGGGACTGGGCGATCCTTGGCGGTTTCGCCGGCGTGCACCAGTTCTGCCGCGTTGGCGCGCACAGCATGATCGCTGCCGGATCGGTCGTCATCCAGGACGTTCCACCCTATGTCATGGCTGCCGGCAACAGCGCCGGCCCCTACGGCATCAACGCCGAGGGCCTGAAACGGCGAGGCTTCTCGCCGGAGGCACTGCTGACGCTGAAACGTGCCTACCGCACCATCTACAAGTCGGGCCTGATGCTCGAGGAAGCGCGCGCCAAGCTGCAGGATGAGGTCAAGGCTCATCCCGAGATCCAGCCGTTGCTCGACTTCCTCGCCGTTTCGAGGCGCGGCATCATCCGATGA
- the rnhB gene encoding ribonuclease HII, with translation MPALLQAEGLACGVDEAGRGPLAGPVVAAAVILDPRRPIAGLDDSKKLSSERRLQLSARIRLQALAWAVAEASASEIDRLNILQATLLAMQRAVCGLVERHGVLPAQILVDGQHCPSFAYPAQAVIGGDGRICQIAAASILAKTVRDAGMQELHATHPQYGFDRHKGYPTAAHLRALQENGPCPQHRRSFAPVARLLRA, from the coding sequence ATGCCGGCGCTGCTGCAGGCTGAGGGGCTCGCCTGCGGCGTCGATGAGGCAGGGCGCGGCCCATTGGCCGGCCCGGTTGTGGCCGCGGCGGTGATCCTCGATCCGCGGCGGCCGATTGCCGGCCTCGACGACTCGAAAAAGCTCAGCTCCGAGCGGCGCCTGCAACTGTCCGCCAGGATCCGTCTGCAGGCGCTTGCCTGGGCCGTCGCCGAGGCATCGGCCAGCGAGATCGACCGCCTCAACATCCTGCAGGCGACCCTGCTCGCCATGCAGCGGGCGGTCTGCGGCTTGGTCGAACGGCACGGCGTGCTGCCGGCGCAGATTCTGGTCGATGGCCAGCATTGCCCGTCATTTGCCTACCCGGCGCAGGCCGTCATCGGCGGCGACGGCCGCATCTGCCAGATCGCCGCGGCGTCGATCCTGGCGAAGACCGTCCGCGACGCCGGCATGCAGGAACTCCACGCCACCCATCCGCAGTATGGCTTCGATCGCCACAAGGGCTACCCGACGGCGGCGCATCTGCGGGCCCTGCAGGAGAACGGCCCGTGCCCGCAGCATCGGCGCAGCTTTGCCCCGGTCGCCCGCCTGCTGCGGGCATGA
- the lpxD gene encoding UDP-3-O-(3-hydroxymyristoyl)glucosamine N-acyltransferase, with protein sequence MAAGLRLDEIVARLGGVLQGDGSLVVSQVGTLQSARAGEIAFLANPKYRAQLQTTLASAVIVPPQFAAETELPRIVHQNSYAYYARVVGLLNPPAARRPGVHRGAVVHSPVPASACIGENVVVGRGVQLGDNVTLQPGCVIGDGVAIGDDSLLHPNVVVYDHCVIGRRAIIHSGAVIGSDGFGFAKEGERWIKIPQIGRVVIGDDVEIGANTSIDRGALDDTLIADGVKLDNQIQVGHNCSIGENAAMAGCVGIAGSTRIGRRCTIGGAGMISGHLELGDDVHISGGTLVARSLSRPGQYTGVFPLDEHADWLHNAAQLRRLARLVERVAELEKKVKLMEMKS encoded by the coding sequence ATGGCGGCCGGTTTGCGACTGGACGAGATCGTCGCCCGTCTTGGCGGTGTGCTGCAGGGCGACGGGTCGCTCGTCGTGTCGCAGGTCGGCACGCTGCAGTCGGCGCGGGCGGGCGAGATTGCCTTCCTAGCCAATCCGAAGTACCGCGCGCAGCTGCAGACGACGCTGGCATCGGCGGTCATCGTGCCGCCGCAGTTTGCCGCCGAGACCGAACTGCCGCGGATCGTGCACCAGAATTCGTACGCCTACTACGCGCGCGTCGTTGGCCTGCTGAATCCGCCGGCAGCCCGCCGGCCGGGTGTCCATCGCGGTGCCGTGGTGCACTCGCCGGTGCCGGCATCGGCCTGCATCGGCGAGAATGTCGTCGTCGGCAGGGGGGTGCAACTCGGCGACAACGTGACGCTGCAGCCCGGTTGCGTGATTGGCGACGGGGTGGCGATCGGCGACGATTCGCTGCTGCATCCGAACGTCGTCGTCTACGATCACTGCGTGATCGGCAGGCGGGCGATCATCCATTCGGGGGCGGTGATCGGCTCCGACGGCTTCGGTTTTGCCAAGGAGGGCGAGCGCTGGATCAAGATCCCGCAGATCGGCCGGGTGGTGATCGGCGATGATGTCGAGATCGGAGCCAACACCTCGATCGACCGTGGCGCGCTCGACGACACGCTGATTGCCGACGGAGTCAAGCTCGACAACCAGATTCAGGTCGGCCACAACTGCAGCATCGGCGAGAACGCCGCGATGGCCGGCTGCGTCGGCATCGCCGGCAGCACGCGTATCGGTCGGCGGTGCACCATTGGCGGCGCCGGCATGATCAGCGGCCACCTGGAACTCGGCGACGACGTGCACATTTCCGGCGGCACCCTGGTCGCCCGCAGTCTGAGCCGACCGGGGCAGTACACGGGGGTCTTCCCGCTCGATGAACATGCCGACTGGTTGCACAATGCGGCGCAGCTCAGACGCCTGGCCAGGCTCGTCGAACGGGTCGCCGAACTTGAAAAGAAGGTCAAACTGATGGAGATGAAATCTTGA
- a CDS encoding OmpH family outer membrane protein, which produces MKRTIATLLGVLLAALPFAGTSAAELKVGYVNTQRLFRDAPAAVKAAKKIEQEFSKRDQDLQRLAKQVQGLQESLEKGGPTMAESERRAKEKDLAELSREFQRKQREFREDLNLRQNEENAAIIEKANKAIKQLADSERYDLIVQDVVWVSPRLDITDKVIKALSESRDAAK; this is translated from the coding sequence TTGAAGAGAACGATTGCCACGCTGCTCGGAGTCCTGCTTGCCGCGCTGCCCTTTGCCGGTACCTCGGCGGCCGAGCTGAAGGTGGGATACGTGAATACGCAGCGGCTGTTCCGCGATGCGCCGGCAGCGGTCAAGGCGGCGAAGAAGATCGAACAGGAGTTCTCCAAGCGTGACCAGGATCTGCAGCGGTTGGCGAAGCAGGTCCAGGGTCTGCAGGAGTCGCTCGAGAAGGGCGGGCCGACCATGGCCGAGTCGGAGAGACGCGCCAAGGAGAAGGACCTGGCCGAGTTGTCGCGCGAATTCCAACGCAAGCAGCGCGAGTTCCGAGAGGATCTCAACCTGCGCCAGAACGAGGAAAACGCAGCGATCATCGAGAAGGCCAACAAGGCGATCAAGCAGCTCGCCGACAGCGAGCGGTATGACCTGATCGTCCAGGACGTCGTCTGGGTCAGTCCGCGGCTCGACATCACGGACAAGGTCATCAAGGCACTGTCGGAATCCAGGGACGCGGCGAAGTAG
- the fabZ gene encoding 3-hydroxyacyl-ACP dehydratase FabZ produces MDIKAILEHLPHRYPFLLVDRVLDCQPGRSIHAYKNVTINEPFFPGHFPHHPVMPGVLITEALAQAAGILSFRSLGEKPDLHSLFFFVGIDKARFKKTVTAGDQLHLHVSIQRQFRNIWKFEARAVVDGETVAEAELMCAKSNIA; encoded by the coding sequence ATGGATATCAAGGCAATCCTCGAGCACCTGCCGCATCGCTATCCGTTCCTGCTGGTCGATCGTGTCCTCGATTGCCAGCCCGGCCGGTCGATCCATGCGTACAAGAACGTGACGATCAACGAACCGTTCTTTCCCGGGCACTTCCCGCATCATCCGGTGATGCCGGGCGTGCTGATCACCGAGGCGCTGGCACAGGCCGCCGGCATCCTGTCATTCCGCAGTCTCGGCGAGAAGCCCGACCTGCACTCGCTCTTCTTCTTCGTCGGCATCGACAAGGCGCGCTTCAAGAAGACGGTGACCGCGGGCGACCAACTCCATCTGCACGTCAGCATCCAGCGCCAGTTTCGCAACATCTGGAAGTTCGAGGCGCGGGCGGTGGTCGATGGCGAGACGGTCGCCGAAGCCGAGCTGATGTGCGCCAAGAGCAACATCGCCTGA
- the lpxB gene encoding lipid-A-disaccharide synthase, which yields MTAGVVRIALVAGEASGDLLASQLIEAIRSRLPQAVFFGIGGPRMLGKGFDSWYPLEKLAVRGYAEVLRHFREIVAIRRGLRRRLLADPPDVFIGVDAPDFNLGLERALKRRGVTTVHYVSPSIWAWRGERIHRIGAAVSRVLALFPFEPAIYERQGIPVSYVGHPLADMLPLDDARDATRELLGFPEQQAVFALLPGSRQSELQYMADTFIETARRIHRAIPDAAFVVPLATRETRGMFEAARQRCAADDLPLRLLFGHAHQAMMAADVVLVASGTATLEAALLKRPMVIVYKMAPFSAWLMRRIGGYLPYVGLPNVLAGRFVVPEFIQEDATPANLAQAALNLYADRGVRAGLQRLFHSLHLQLRQNAAEKAAQAVIGCLPAAIREHAGAAAG from the coding sequence ATGACCGCTGGCGTGGTCCGGATCGCGCTGGTGGCCGGTGAGGCATCGGGCGACCTCCTGGCCAGCCAGCTCATCGAGGCCATCCGTAGCCGGCTGCCGCAGGCGGTGTTCTTCGGCATCGGCGGTCCGCGGATGCTGGGCAAGGGCTTCGACTCCTGGTACCCGCTCGAGAAGCTGGCGGTGCGCGGCTACGCCGAGGTGCTGCGCCACTTTCGCGAGATCGTTGCCATCCGTCGCGGTCTGCGACGGCGCCTGCTGGCCGACCCGCCGGACGTTTTCATCGGCGTCGATGCGCCCGATTTCAACCTTGGTCTGGAGCGGGCACTGAAGCGGCGCGGCGTGACGACCGTCCATTACGTCAGTCCGTCGATCTGGGCCTGGCGTGGTGAGCGCATCCACAGGATCGGCGCCGCCGTCTCGCGTGTCCTCGCACTGTTTCCCTTCGAACCGGCGATCTACGAGCGACAGGGGATTCCCGTCAGCTATGTCGGTCATCCGCTCGCCGACATGCTGCCGCTCGACGATGCGCGTGACGCGACGCGTGAACTCCTGGGCTTTCCCGAACAGCAGGCCGTCTTTGCGCTGTTGCCGGGCAGCCGGCAGTCGGAGTTGCAGTACATGGCCGATACCTTCATCGAGACCGCGCGCCGGATTCACCGGGCGATCCCCGATGCGGCCTTCGTCGTGCCGCTGGCGACGCGCGAGACGCGCGGCATGTTCGAGGCGGCGCGGCAGCGATGCGCCGCCGACGACCTGCCACTGCGTCTTCTGTTCGGCCACGCGCATCAGGCGATGATGGCTGCCGACGTCGTTCTCGTCGCCAGCGGGACGGCCACTCTCGAAGCGGCGCTGCTCAAGCGGCCGATGGTCATCGTCTACAAGATGGCGCCGTTCTCCGCCTGGCTGATGCGCCGCATCGGTGGCTACCTGCCCTATGTTGGCCTGCCGAACGTCCTCGCCGGCCGGTTCGTCGTTCCCGAGTTCATCCAGGAAGACGCGACGCCGGCGAACCTCGCCCAGGCCGCCCTCAACCTGTACGCGGACCGGGGCGTGCGCGCCGGTCTGCAGAGGCTCTTCCATTCACTGCACCTGCAGTTGCGGCAGAATGCCGCCGAGAAGGCCGCCCAGGCCGTCATCGGCTGCCTGCCGGCTGCGATCCGCGAGCATGCCGGCGCTGCTGCAGGCTGA